In Zingiber officinale cultivar Zhangliang chromosome 6A, Zo_v1.1, whole genome shotgun sequence, a single genomic region encodes these proteins:
- the LOC121995504 gene encoding probable galacturonosyltransferase 14 — MATRHEEEELGAHVAASVVVSSTISSCSNPEKLVFHIVTDRKTCNSMHAWFALHSFFPVVMKVRGLHRFDFLLDVNAMIMNTVEELRWSLSAYRHYRRAYKEYRWLLNLRPNMFSLLNYIRMHLPEISHISIAVTMKSKLMISYVTTLSEIREVSLQDSDEVLKTFGDYKIQMKFHLKFAREEAEDFPLY, encoded by the exons TCGGCGCGCACG ttGCTGCTTCTGTCGTCGTCTCATCCACCATTTCTAGTTGCTCCAATCCTGAGAAACTAGTATTCCACATCGTCACTGACAGGAAAACTTGCAACTCAATGCATGCCTGGTTTGCTCTCCACTCTTTCTTTCCTGTAGTGATGAAGGTAAGGGGACTTCACCGGTTTGACTTTCTTCTAGACGTGAATGCCATGATCATGAACACCGTAGAAGAACTCCGCTGGAGCTTATCCGCTTATCGACATTACAGAAGAGCATATAAGGAATACAGATGGCTTTTAAATCTCAGACCGAACATGTTCTCTCTCTTGAACTATATCAGGATGCATCTTCCTGAGATAAGCCACATCTCAATTGCAGTAACTATGAAGAGCAAGCTAATGATATCTTACGTGACAACTCTCTCCGAAATTAGAGAAG TTAGTTTACAAGATTCAGATGAAGTTCTTAAGACATTTGGCGACTACAAGATTCAGATGAAGTTTCACCTAAAGTTTGCACGTGAGGAGGCAGAAGATTTTCCTCTGTATTAA
- the LOC121998755 gene encoding probable alpha,alpha-trehalose-phosphate synthase [UDP-forming] 7 — MPRVMTVQGTLAELQEEERTSSMPSDVQSSQVLERIIIVANQLSVRACRRAEGRGWSFAWDEDSLLLQLKDALPSDMEVLYIGSLSFDVEAHEQDDVAQTLLERFKCVLTFLPPDLHDYFYHRFWQLFHYMLPFSSSGGGGYDRSLWEAYVLTNKLFSERVIEVINPEEDYVWIHNYHLMALLTFLRRHFNRLRLGFFLHVPFPSSEIYRTLPFREEILKALLNCDIIDFHTFDYAHHFLSCCSRILGIEYQSKRGYIGLDYFGRTIGIKILPVGIHMGQLQSVLHLPDK; from the coding sequence ATGCCGCGGGTGATGACGGTGCAGGGGACGCTGGCGGAGCTGCAGGAGGAGGAGCGGACGAGCAGCATGCCGTCGGATGTGCAATCGTCACAGGTGCTGGAGCGCATCATCATCGTGGCGAACCAGCTGTCGGTGCGCGCCTGCCGCCGGGCGGAGGGACGGGGGTGGAGCTTCGCGTGGGACGAGGATTCATTGCTACTCCAGTTGAAAGATGCCCTCCCATCGGACATGGAGGTGCTCTACATCGGCTCCCTCAGCTTTGACGTCGAGGCCCACGAACAGGACGACGTCGCGCAGACGCTGCTCGAGCGGTTCAAGTGTGTGCTGACCTTCCTCCCCCCGGATCTCCATGACTACTTCTACCATCGCTTCTGGCAGCTGTTTCACTACATgcttcccttctcctcctccggcGGCGGTGGCTACGACCGCAGCTTGTGGGAGGCATACGTCCTCACTAACAAGCTCTTCTCCGAGAGGGTCATTGAGGTGATCAACCCGGAGGAAGACTACGTGTGGATCCACAACTACCACCTTATGGCCCTCCTCACCTTCCTACGCCGCCACTTCAACCGCCTTCGATTGGGATTCTTCCTCCACGTACCTTTCCCCTCCTCAGAGATCTACCGCACTCTTCCATTCCGTGAAGAGATTCTGAAAGCCCTCCTCAACTGCGACATTATCGACTTCCACACCTTCGATTATGCCCATCATTTCCTCTCCTGCTGTAGCCGCATACTTGGCATCGAGTACCAATCCAAGCGTGGCTACATCGGCCTCGACTACTTTGGCCGCACCATCGGGATCAAAATACTGCCTGTTGGCATTCACATGGGCCAGCTCCAGTCCGTGCTCCACCTCCCCGACAAGTAG